A window of Corallococcus silvisoli contains these coding sequences:
- the mutY gene encoding A/G-specific adenine glycosylase — MSPRKRTEPAALPAPVSPERHAALHGPLLSWYDRNKRDLPWRRTRDPYAIWLSEVMLQQTQVATVIPYWERFLARFPSVKALASAPLDDVLSGWKGLGYYSRARNLHRAAREVVERFGGKLPATAEELLTLPGFGRYTSGAVASIAFGEQAPIVDGNVARVLSRLFEVEGVPGDREREATLWALASALVKGERPGDFNQALMEHGATVCRPESPLCLLCPVRDGCFAYRKGRVEELPPAKVRAAPRKLFLALAVWPHEGTLLFARRADKGLFGGLWELPAVEVEEDTPEAEATARLATALGTALTLEATLDSVRRQLTHRDLTLRLLRVRGGSRPTRASAFQELRWCTPQEAEALGMSTAMQRALDAALGHGVMEGGAPPAKKATGRGARKTAGR, encoded by the coding sequence ATGAGCCCACGCAAGCGCACTGAACCCGCGGCCCTCCCCGCCCCTGTCTCCCCTGAACGCCACGCCGCCCTGCACGGCCCGCTGCTCTCCTGGTACGACCGGAACAAGCGCGACCTGCCCTGGCGCCGCACGCGCGACCCGTACGCCATCTGGCTCAGCGAGGTCATGCTCCAGCAGACCCAGGTGGCCACCGTCATCCCGTACTGGGAGCGTTTCCTCGCACGCTTTCCCAGCGTGAAGGCCCTGGCCTCCGCGCCCCTGGACGACGTGCTCTCCGGGTGGAAGGGGCTGGGCTACTACTCGCGCGCGCGCAACCTGCACCGCGCCGCGCGGGAGGTGGTGGAGCGCTTCGGCGGGAAGCTCCCCGCCACGGCGGAGGAGCTGCTCACGCTGCCCGGCTTCGGCCGCTACACCTCCGGGGCCGTGGCCTCCATCGCCTTCGGCGAGCAGGCGCCCATCGTGGACGGCAACGTCGCGCGCGTGCTGTCGCGCCTCTTCGAAGTGGAGGGCGTGCCCGGAGACCGAGAGCGCGAAGCCACGCTGTGGGCCCTGGCCTCCGCGCTGGTGAAGGGCGAGCGCCCCGGCGACTTCAACCAGGCGCTGATGGAGCACGGCGCCACGGTGTGCCGGCCAGAGTCCCCCCTGTGCCTGCTGTGCCCCGTGCGCGACGGCTGCTTCGCGTACCGCAAGGGCCGCGTGGAGGAGCTGCCGCCGGCCAAGGTGCGCGCCGCCCCCCGCAAGCTGTTCCTGGCGCTGGCGGTGTGGCCGCACGAGGGCACCCTCCTCTTCGCGCGCAGGGCGGACAAGGGGCTCTTCGGCGGCCTGTGGGAGCTGCCCGCCGTGGAGGTGGAGGAGGACACGCCAGAGGCGGAGGCGACCGCGCGGCTGGCCACGGCGCTCGGCACCGCGCTCACGCTGGAGGCGACGCTGGACAGCGTGCGGCGTCAGCTCACCCACCGAGACCTCACGCTGCGGCTCCTGCGCGTCCGCGGAGGTTCGCGGCCCACGCGGGCCTCCGCGTTCCAGGAGCTGCGCTGGTGCACGCCCCAGGAGGCGGAGGCGCTGGGCATGAGCACCGCGATGCAGCGCGCGCTCGACGCGGCCCTGGGGCATGGCGTGATGGAGGGCGGCGCGCCGCCCGCGAAGAAGGCCACGGGCCGGGGTGCCAGGAAGACGGCTGGCCGCTGA
- a CDS encoding PD-(D/E)XK nuclease family protein produces MARPPIHNDFSWSKSRHEKFSECLRAYYLYYYRSWGGWEADAAKDVRELYVLKKLHNRYTWAGSIVHESLKDVLLDWRAGREVDPAKVEARTHKLMQDDFRHSRSKAYWTQKYRKPFTGLAEHEYAEDVPNEAWKQNFETVRSALAWFFQSRWPAVAKGLKPAQWLEVDAGFDFAHFTLDGVKTFAIPDFAYVDADGSVVVVDWKTGRSRDGYDEQVLGYALYISQRYRYPLEKVRASLVYLNEGLEHDVTVDPSAMDSFREHFARSVAGMRALLLDPAANTPKEAEAFPRTEKLDACARCVFRRPCGREPAVAEARARVA; encoded by the coding sequence ATGGCCCGCCCTCCCATTCACAACGACTTCTCCTGGTCGAAGAGCCGCCACGAGAAGTTCTCCGAGTGCCTTCGGGCCTACTACCTCTACTACTACCGCTCCTGGGGCGGCTGGGAGGCGGACGCGGCGAAGGACGTGCGCGAGCTGTACGTGCTCAAGAAGCTGCACAACCGCTACACCTGGGCGGGCAGCATCGTGCACGAGTCCCTCAAGGACGTGCTCCTGGACTGGCGCGCCGGCCGCGAGGTGGACCCCGCGAAGGTGGAGGCGCGCACGCACAAGCTGATGCAGGACGACTTCCGGCACTCGCGCTCCAAGGCCTACTGGACGCAGAAGTACCGCAAGCCCTTCACCGGCCTCGCGGAGCACGAGTACGCGGAGGACGTGCCCAACGAGGCGTGGAAGCAGAACTTCGAGACGGTGCGCTCGGCGCTCGCGTGGTTCTTCCAGTCGCGCTGGCCCGCCGTCGCGAAGGGGCTCAAGCCCGCGCAGTGGCTGGAGGTGGACGCGGGCTTCGACTTCGCCCACTTCACGTTGGATGGCGTGAAGACCTTCGCCATCCCGGACTTCGCCTACGTGGACGCGGACGGCTCCGTCGTGGTGGTGGACTGGAAGACGGGCCGCTCGCGGGACGGCTACGACGAGCAGGTGCTGGGCTACGCGCTCTACATCTCCCAGCGCTACCGCTACCCGCTGGAGAAGGTGCGCGCGTCGCTCGTGTACCTCAACGAGGGCCTGGAGCACGACGTGACGGTGGACCCGTCCGCCATGGACTCCTTCCGCGAGCACTTCGCCAGGAGCGTGGCGGGGATGCGGGCGCTCCTGCTGGACCCCGCGGCCAACACGCCGAAGGAGGCGGAGGCCTTCCCTCGGACGGAGAAGCTGGATGCCTGCGCCCGCTGCGTCTTCCGCCGCCCGTGTGGCCGCGAGCCGGCGGTCGCGGAAGCCCGTGCCCGCGTGGCCTGA
- a CDS encoding tRNA threonylcarbamoyladenosine dehydratase has translation MNPQPTPTPTAETDAPPASPAASDAVATSLAKPFKLSRRFDRTARLLGDTAMERLANAHVVVFGLGGVGSFTAEGLVRSGVGRLTLVDHDDVCVTNTNRQLHATVKSVGKSKAELMAQRCQDINPQAKVEALREFYREELAETLLPPGRYDFVVDAIDNVKAKLHLLHRCVTLGLPVVSSMGAAGRLDPTAIRVEDLCETHMDPFAKDIRKLLKRKYGVETERHTGITAVYSIETRRQPVALNYDDASDGFLCVCPQDNEFHTCDHRTQIDGSVAFVTSAFGMNAAGVVVRRLAAAR, from the coding sequence ATGAACCCGCAGCCCACCCCCACCCCCACCGCCGAGACCGACGCGCCGCCCGCCTCCCCGGCCGCTTCGGACGCCGTCGCGACGTCGCTCGCGAAGCCCTTCAAGCTGTCGCGCCGCTTCGACCGGACGGCGCGCCTGCTGGGCGACACCGCCATGGAGCGGCTGGCCAACGCGCACGTGGTGGTGTTCGGCCTGGGCGGCGTGGGCAGCTTCACCGCGGAGGGCCTGGTGCGCAGCGGCGTGGGCCGGCTCACGCTGGTGGACCACGACGACGTGTGCGTCACCAACACCAACCGCCAGTTGCACGCGACGGTGAAGTCGGTGGGCAAGTCCAAGGCGGAGCTGATGGCCCAGCGCTGCCAGGACATCAACCCCCAGGCGAAGGTGGAGGCCCTGCGCGAGTTCTACCGCGAGGAGCTGGCGGAGACGCTGCTGCCGCCGGGCCGCTACGACTTCGTGGTGGACGCCATCGACAACGTGAAGGCGAAGCTGCACCTCTTGCACCGGTGCGTGACGCTGGGCCTGCCGGTGGTCAGCTCGATGGGCGCGGCGGGCCGCCTGGACCCCACGGCCATCCGCGTGGAGGACCTGTGCGAGACGCACATGGACCCCTTCGCCAAGGACATCCGCAAGCTGCTCAAGCGCAAGTACGGCGTGGAGACGGAGCGCCACACGGGCATCACCGCCGTGTACTCCATCGAGACGCGGCGCCAGCCGGTGGCGCTGAACTACGACGACGCGTCCGACGGCTTCCTCTGCGTCTGCCCGCAGGACAACGAGTTCCACACCTGCGACCACCGCACGCAGATTGACGGCAGCGTGGCGTTCGTCACCTCCGCGTTCGGGATGAACGCCGCGGGCGTGGTGGTGCGCAGGCTGGCGGCGGCGCGCTAG
- a CDS encoding TatD family hydrolase, which produces MIDTHCHLDASRFDPDRDSVVTRAWAAGLQGILIPAVGPDTWEPLLELPRRDARIQVGLGIHPQFLPDLPAEDDGANLERLDALLAKGGAVAVGECGLDGPSVTGAPLERQVAVLRGHLALARKHGLPVLMHCHRLHPALIDLLKTEAWPEAGILMHSYSGGAELARFYVQRGCHFSFAGPVTWAEARKPLDALRVIPPERLVAETDSPDQAPTPFRGQRSEPGYLPHILAGMAQALGEPVDALAQRTTENARRLFREAFPTPSR; this is translated from the coding sequence ATGATAGACACGCACTGCCATCTGGACGCCTCCCGCTTCGACCCGGACCGCGACAGCGTTGTCACACGGGCCTGGGCCGCGGGCCTGCAAGGCATCCTCATTCCCGCAGTAGGACCTGACACGTGGGAGCCGCTGTTGGAGCTGCCGCGCCGGGACGCGCGCATCCAGGTGGGGCTGGGCATCCACCCCCAGTTCCTGCCGGACCTCCCCGCCGAGGACGACGGCGCGAACCTGGAGCGGCTGGACGCGCTCCTCGCGAAGGGCGGCGCGGTGGCGGTGGGCGAGTGCGGCCTGGATGGCCCTTCCGTCACCGGCGCCCCGCTGGAGCGGCAGGTGGCGGTGCTGCGCGGGCACCTGGCCCTGGCGCGCAAGCACGGGCTGCCGGTGCTGATGCACTGCCACCGGCTCCACCCCGCGCTCATCGACCTGCTGAAGACGGAGGCGTGGCCGGAGGCGGGCATCCTCATGCACAGCTACAGCGGCGGCGCGGAGCTGGCGCGCTTCTACGTCCAGCGGGGCTGCCACTTCTCCTTCGCGGGCCCCGTCACCTGGGCGGAGGCGCGCAAGCCGCTGGACGCCCTGCGCGTGATTCCGCCGGAGCGGCTGGTGGCGGAGACGGACTCGCCGGACCAGGCGCCCACGCCCTTCCGGGGGCAGCGCTCCGAGCCGGGCTACCTGCCCCACATCCTCGCGGGGATGGCCCAGGCCCTGGGGGAGCCCGTGGACGCGCTCGCCCAGCGGACGACCGAGAACGCCCGGCGCCTGTTCCGGGAAGCTTTCCCCACCCCTTCGCGGTAG
- a CDS encoding TolB-like translocation protein, with translation MTKRVVWGVLFGALAILVTGCSDECVDRFDCRDKGTPPEGQEFICNADNKCELVTINLSPEVDAGTEEDAGTEVDAGTEVDAGTEDAGTEEDAGTEVDAGVDAGTVDAGMTVGKGGACTASADCMAGLRCEAATCQSLLIAVTGVDGGTRALVTAFDVPGPMSLSAEGVASAYPRFGPGGAQVAFVQGNVTAPTGELAVAALPLAAVAPTVLTTGTAAGNARIRYMEWDPGNLIAWVRGASGISTIAPTGGAPTQITVNGTFPDFGPNGTDLAYNVSGTGILVSLNGGAPTPLAGTPTSAEQPHFNRVTSQLLFLANPDNRTVLFGTESTPVLRLYSLPVTGGGTPTLLADSTSEAVAGGTIDSYIANPNWAPDGSWVAYVRAYYQLVGTAAVLCGNAAATLCANRPGNVIFLQHVNTATGAPEGDPVSLKENATLPSFSPDGQLVAFILSGQLNVQPIDTTTGQPNGALITHPKDTYTVLTNEGDDHRPRWQPR, from the coding sequence ATGACCAAGCGAGTGGTGTGGGGTGTGCTGTTCGGGGCGCTGGCGATTCTGGTCACGGGGTGTAGCGACGAGTGTGTCGATCGATTCGACTGCCGTGACAAGGGGACTCCGCCCGAAGGCCAGGAGTTCATCTGCAACGCGGATAACAAGTGCGAGCTGGTCACGATCAACCTCTCCCCCGAGGTGGACGCGGGGACGGAGGAGGACGCGGGCACGGAGGTGGATGCGGGCACGGAGGTCGATGCCGGCACGGAGGACGCGGGGACGGAGGAGGACGCGGGCACGGAGGTGGACGCGGGCGTCGACGCGGGCACGGTGGACGCGGGCATGACCGTGGGCAAGGGCGGCGCGTGCACCGCGTCCGCGGACTGCATGGCGGGCCTGCGCTGCGAGGCCGCCACCTGTCAGTCGCTCCTCATCGCCGTGACGGGCGTCGACGGGGGCACCCGGGCGCTGGTGACGGCGTTCGACGTGCCGGGGCCGATGTCGCTCAGCGCCGAGGGCGTCGCCAGCGCGTACCCGCGCTTTGGCCCGGGAGGCGCCCAGGTCGCCTTCGTCCAGGGGAACGTCACCGCCCCCACGGGCGAGCTCGCGGTGGCGGCGTTGCCGCTCGCGGCCGTGGCGCCCACGGTGCTGACGACCGGCACGGCCGCCGGCAACGCGCGCATCCGCTACATGGAGTGGGATCCCGGCAACCTGATTGCCTGGGTGCGCGGGGCGTCGGGCATCTCCACCATCGCGCCCACGGGTGGCGCGCCGACGCAGATCACCGTCAACGGCACGTTCCCGGACTTCGGCCCCAACGGCACGGACCTCGCGTACAACGTCTCGGGCACGGGCATCCTCGTCTCCCTCAATGGCGGCGCGCCGACTCCGCTGGCGGGCACGCCCACGTCGGCGGAGCAGCCGCACTTCAACCGCGTCACCTCGCAGCTGTTGTTCCTGGCCAACCCGGACAACCGCACGGTGCTCTTCGGGACGGAGTCCACCCCGGTGCTCCGGCTGTACTCGCTGCCCGTGACGGGCGGCGGCACCCCGACGCTGCTGGCTGACAGCACCTCCGAGGCCGTGGCGGGCGGCACCATCGATTCGTACATCGCGAACCCGAACTGGGCGCCGGACGGCAGCTGGGTGGCGTATGTGCGCGCCTACTACCAACTGGTCGGCACCGCGGCCGTGCTCTGTGGCAACGCCGCCGCGACCCTGTGCGCCAACCGCCCTGGCAACGTCATCTTCCTCCAGCACGTCAACACCGCCACCGGCGCGCCGGAAGGGGATCCGGTGTCCCTCAAGGAGAACGCCACGCTGCCGTCATTCTCTCCGGACGGCCAGCTCGTGGCCTTCATCCTGAGCGGTCAGCTCAACGTGCAGCCCATCGACACGACCACCGGTCAGCCGAACGGCGCGCTCATCACCCACCCGAAGGACACGTACACCGTGCTGACCAACGAGGGCGACGACCACCGCCCGCGCTGGCAGCCCCGCTAA
- a CDS encoding DHH family phosphoesterase: MRVQVLFHDNCFDGAASAAVFTRFYRERVRGDATFSYRGLSHKPGAEGIDPAVFTGDENVIVDFRYSQDARLTWWFDHHASAFQQPGDEAHFQRDASGRKFHDAHRKSCTLYLADVARERFGWDASSLKDLLHWAEIIDGAQFPSPQMAVALEEPALRIMTVLEATKDDTLIPEVIRRMQSESLADIAASPLIAAPLEPLLFRHQRNIDLVREKARYENGVVHFDLVDEGVDSLNKFIAYALYPDARYTLWVGKGASRAKVSLGSNPWKPETRKHDLAAIAGRYGGGGHPVVSAVSFKADQADKARAAYQEILAELSSAG; the protein is encoded by the coding sequence ATGCGAGTCCAGGTCCTCTTCCACGACAATTGTTTCGACGGCGCCGCCAGCGCCGCGGTCTTCACCCGCTTCTACCGGGAGCGGGTGCGCGGGGACGCGACGTTCAGCTACCGGGGCCTGTCCCACAAGCCGGGGGCGGAGGGGATCGACCCGGCGGTGTTCACCGGGGACGAGAACGTCATCGTCGACTTCCGCTACAGCCAGGACGCGCGGCTCACCTGGTGGTTCGACCACCACGCCTCCGCCTTCCAGCAGCCCGGCGACGAGGCCCACTTCCAGCGCGACGCCAGCGGCCGGAAGTTCCACGACGCGCACCGCAAGAGCTGCACGCTGTACCTGGCGGACGTGGCGCGCGAGCGCTTCGGCTGGGACGCGTCCTCGCTGAAGGACCTGCTGCACTGGGCGGAAATCATCGACGGCGCGCAGTTCCCCAGCCCGCAGATGGCCGTGGCGCTGGAGGAGCCCGCGCTGCGCATCATGACGGTGCTGGAGGCCACCAAGGACGACACGCTCATCCCGGAGGTCATCCGGCGCATGCAGTCGGAGTCGCTCGCGGACATCGCCGCCTCGCCGCTCATCGCCGCCCCGCTGGAGCCGCTGCTCTTCCGGCACCAGCGCAACATCGACCTCGTGCGCGAGAAGGCCCGGTACGAGAACGGCGTCGTCCACTTCGACCTCGTGGACGAGGGCGTGGACAGCCTCAACAAGTTCATCGCCTACGCGCTCTACCCGGACGCGCGCTACACGCTGTGGGTGGGGAAGGGCGCTTCCCGCGCCAAGGTGTCGCTGGGCTCCAACCCGTGGAAGCCGGAGACGCGCAAGCACGACCTGGCCGCCATCGCCGGCCGCTACGGCGGAGGCGGGCACCCGGTGGTGTCCGCGGTGAGCTTCAAGGCGGATCAAGCCGACAAGGCCCGCGCCGCGTACCAGGAGATCCTCGCGGAGCTGTCCAGCGCGGGGTGA
- a CDS encoding Maf family protein: protein MRTLILASTSSARRALMEGLGLPYRTEVPGVDEQVPAHLSAEEAVRMLAVRKARAVQERHPDAWVLGADQLVEVGQEVLGKPRDRDAARAQLKRLLGRTHVIHTGVCLVGPGGHHTETAEDTRLTFFDVPPEELERYLDTGEWEGCAGSYRVEGRGQALLAKLEGDRTNVQGLPMLSVVRLLRQAGFDFFARP, encoded by the coding sequence ATGCGAACGCTCATCCTGGCATCGACCTCCAGCGCGCGAAGGGCCCTGATGGAGGGCCTGGGCTTGCCCTACCGCACCGAAGTCCCCGGCGTGGACGAGCAGGTCCCCGCCCACCTGTCCGCCGAGGAGGCCGTGCGGATGCTCGCGGTGCGCAAGGCCCGCGCGGTGCAGGAGCGCCACCCGGACGCCTGGGTGCTGGGCGCGGATCAGCTCGTGGAGGTGGGACAGGAGGTGCTGGGCAAGCCCCGGGACCGGGACGCGGCGCGGGCACAACTGAAGCGCCTGCTGGGCCGCACCCACGTCATCCACACCGGGGTGTGCCTGGTGGGGCCCGGCGGCCACCACACGGAGACCGCGGAGGACACGCGCCTCACGTTCTTCGACGTGCCCCCGGAGGAGCTGGAGCGCTACCTGGACACCGGCGAGTGGGAGGGCTGCGCGGGCAGCTACCGCGTGGAGGGCCGGGGTCAAGCGCTGCTCGCGAAGCTGGAGGGGGACCGCACCAACGTGCAGGGACTGCCCATGCTGTCGGTGGTGCGGCTCTTGCGGCAGGCGGGCTTCGACTTCTTCGCCCGCCCCTGA
- a CDS encoding metallopeptidase family protein: MSRRCLLAVCLLLLVSCKRTPPAAADAGTDAGGPDLAASADAGRPAPSLVDAGLQSSVAPPDDAVMGEVHPLAVCDARGESPLDAARRYYDESHYEEALSCAAQAAALEPDLAAAHAERGSALAALHREPEAQLAFARALAIDPGDPDALLGAAHLYAVQLPSTRERDELGALYAERGLSQPSTPPELIPSLALVAAMAFNDLGQADQALDRATLVLAREPDNHEAKYEKALALFELCRFREAKTAFASLLKDKERAAHAHQHLGLLLEREGQWAKAEEHFAKARALEPEDFPPPPLPSADEFKAQVTRALADLPADMRRDLAGVPVATEEIPSEDDLLANQPPLSPTILGLFRGPSLQEPCDGSETPCRSVALYRRNLARAVRTPEELREQIRVTLLHEIGHLRGEDDEELAARGLE, translated from the coding sequence ATGTCGCGGCGCTGTCTGCTCGCTGTTTGTCTGCTCCTGCTCGTCTCCTGCAAGCGAACCCCTCCGGCGGCCGCCGACGCGGGGACGGATGCGGGCGGGCCGGACCTCGCCGCGAGCGCCGACGCGGGGAGGCCCGCCCCGTCGCTGGTGGACGCGGGCCTCCAGTCCTCGGTCGCGCCGCCTGACGACGCGGTGATGGGGGAGGTGCACCCGCTGGCGGTGTGCGACGCGCGGGGCGAGTCCCCCCTGGACGCGGCCCGTCGCTACTACGACGAGAGCCACTACGAGGAGGCGCTCTCCTGCGCCGCGCAGGCCGCCGCCCTGGAGCCGGACCTCGCCGCGGCCCACGCGGAGCGGGGCTCCGCCCTGGCCGCGCTCCACCGCGAGCCCGAGGCCCAGCTCGCCTTCGCCCGCGCGCTGGCCATCGACCCGGGGGACCCGGACGCGCTCCTGGGCGCCGCGCACCTGTACGCGGTTCAACTGCCCTCCACGCGCGAGCGGGACGAACTGGGGGCGCTCTACGCCGAGCGCGGCCTGTCCCAGCCCTCCACGCCTCCGGAGCTCATCCCGTCCCTGGCGCTGGTGGCCGCCATGGCCTTCAACGACCTGGGGCAGGCGGACCAGGCGCTGGACCGGGCCACCCTCGTCCTCGCCCGCGAGCCGGACAACCACGAGGCGAAGTACGAGAAGGCCCTGGCCCTCTTCGAGCTGTGCCGCTTCCGCGAGGCGAAGACGGCCTTCGCGTCGCTCCTGAAGGACAAGGAGCGCGCGGCGCACGCGCACCAGCACCTGGGGCTCCTGCTGGAGCGCGAGGGGCAGTGGGCGAAGGCCGAGGAGCACTTCGCGAAGGCCCGCGCGCTGGAGCCGGAGGACTTCCCCCCGCCGCCCCTGCCGTCCGCGGACGAGTTCAAGGCCCAGGTGACGCGGGCGCTGGCGGACCTGCCGGCGGACATGCGCCGCGACCTGGCGGGCGTGCCGGTGGCCACGGAGGAGATTCCGTCCGAGGACGACCTGCTCGCCAACCAGCCGCCCCTGTCCCCCACCATCCTGGGCCTGTTCCGGGGCCCGTCCCTCCAGGAGCCGTGCGACGGTTCGGAGACGCCCTGCCGGTCGGTGGCCCTCTACCGGCGCAACCTGGCCCGCGCGGTGCGGACGCCCGAGGAGCTGCGCGAACAGATTCGCGTGACACTGCTGCATGAAATCGGGCATCTGCGAGGGGAAGACGACGAGGAACTGGCCGCGCGCGGCCTGGAGTGA
- a CDS encoding class I SAM-dependent rRNA methyltransferase has product MPSLPTARVSLKGAKTLRRGTPWVYRTELTEPPATDTPGAVVAVVDPQGNPIGQALYARRSPLALRLLTRKGPNEEKVDDAFFIRRVEAALARRAVLPGRDGLRLVHGEADLLPGFFVDRYGQGLSVQTLSEGMDARKEMLARALVERTGASHVVCRDDASGRDFESLPREVRLLHGEGAARFTYHEGDTRFEVDLLGDMKTGAFLDQVDNHLRAGELGRGEALDCFSYHGGFALALAKHCTSVLAVEQDAKAAARAQANAEANGRAHVKVENANAFDVLRRFDQEGRRFDTIVLDPPGLAKRREGLATALRAYHELNLRALRCLKSDGLLVTCSCSGKLDREGFESMVLDAAADAKRPVQILERRGAGLDHPVLAGLAETEYLKALYVRAL; this is encoded by the coding sequence ATGCCTTCCCTTCCCACCGCCCGGGTCAGTCTGAAGGGCGCCAAGACGCTGCGTCGCGGCACCCCCTGGGTCTACCGCACGGAGCTCACCGAGCCCCCGGCCACCGACACGCCGGGCGCGGTGGTCGCGGTGGTGGACCCCCAGGGGAACCCCATCGGGCAGGCGCTCTACGCCCGCCGCTCCCCGCTCGCCCTGCGGCTGCTCACGCGCAAGGGCCCCAACGAGGAGAAGGTGGATGACGCCTTCTTCATCCGCCGCGTGGAGGCCGCGCTGGCCCGCCGCGCGGTGCTCCCCGGCAGGGACGGCCTGCGGCTCGTCCACGGAGAAGCGGACCTCCTGCCCGGCTTCTTCGTGGACCGCTACGGCCAGGGCCTCTCCGTGCAGACCCTGTCGGAGGGAATGGACGCGCGCAAGGAGATGCTCGCGCGGGCGCTGGTGGAGCGCACGGGCGCGAGCCACGTGGTGTGCCGCGACGACGCCTCCGGCCGCGACTTCGAGAGCCTGCCCCGCGAGGTGCGCCTGCTGCACGGCGAGGGGGCCGCGCGCTTCACCTACCATGAGGGCGACACGCGCTTCGAAGTGGACCTCCTGGGCGACATGAAGACCGGGGCGTTCCTGGACCAGGTGGACAACCACCTGCGCGCGGGGGAGCTGGGCCGGGGCGAGGCGCTGGACTGCTTCAGCTACCACGGCGGCTTCGCGCTCGCGCTCGCGAAGCACTGCACGTCGGTGCTCGCGGTGGAGCAGGACGCGAAGGCCGCGGCCCGCGCCCAGGCGAACGCGGAGGCCAACGGCCGCGCCCACGTGAAGGTGGAGAACGCCAACGCGTTCGACGTGCTGCGCCGCTTCGACCAGGAGGGGCGCCGCTTCGACACCATCGTCCTGGACCCGCCGGGGCTGGCCAAGCGCCGCGAGGGCCTGGCCACCGCGCTGCGCGCCTACCACGAGCTGAACCTGCGCGCCCTGCGCTGCCTCAAGTCGGACGGGCTCCTGGTGACGTGCTCGTGCTCGGGGAAGCTGGACCGGGAGGGCTTCGAGTCCATGGTGCTGGACGCCGCCGCGGACGCGAAGCGCCCGGTGCAGATCCTCGAGCGGCGCGGCGCCGGGCTGGACCACCCGGTGCTCGCGGGCCTCGCGGAGACGGAGTACCTCAAGGCCCTCTACGTGCGCGCCCTGTAG
- a CDS encoding caib/baif family protein — MKEKGSRPQTTQELLEQEKAARLGVSSLGKREFLEQFQKLSKSYAVDPGNPGSYACEGCQRCANCMFCKDCDSCHQCTHCTRCELCTNCSHCVECKNCHACAYCVQSENCSSSAYVVLSKNLQDCNYCFGCVGLSKKDFHILNVGFSRTEYFKVVGRLRKDLGIP, encoded by the coding sequence GTGAAGGAGAAGGGGTCCCGGCCCCAGACGACCCAGGAGTTGCTGGAGCAGGAGAAGGCGGCGCGCCTGGGCGTGTCGTCCCTGGGCAAGCGCGAGTTCCTGGAGCAGTTCCAGAAGCTGTCCAAGAGCTACGCGGTGGACCCGGGCAACCCCGGCTCCTACGCGTGCGAGGGCTGCCAGCGCTGCGCCAACTGCATGTTCTGCAAGGACTGCGACAGCTGCCACCAGTGCACGCACTGCACCCGGTGCGAGCTGTGCACCAACTGCTCGCACTGCGTGGAGTGCAAGAACTGCCACGCGTGCGCCTACTGCGTGCAGAGCGAGAACTGCTCCAGCAGCGCGTACGTGGTGCTGAGCAAGAACCTGCAGGACTGCAACTACTGCTTCGGCTGCGTGGGCCTGTCCAAGAAGGACTTCCACATCCTCAACGTGGGCTTCTCCCGCACCGAGTACTTCAAGGTCGTGGGCAGGCTGCGCAAGGACCTGGGCATTCCCTAG